One part of the Palaemon carinicauda isolate YSFRI2023 chromosome 23, ASM3689809v2, whole genome shotgun sequence genome encodes these proteins:
- the LOC137617715 gene encoding kinetochore protein Nuf2-like produces MIAESFENENEEMKKAQSKNMEQMNKLKSVVSELKAEKEKLEAECVEKDLQMKKLKHWLENLRNVKEKFKTNQNEKTENLNELKRDVSGLKAEKAKLKSECFEKDILVKKLKNLLENLRNENEKVRPIKMRKQKT; encoded by the coding sequence atGATTGCTGAgagttttgaaaatgaaaatgaagaaatgaagaaggcgCAAAGTAAGAACATGGAGCAAATGAATAAACTGAAAAGTGTAGTTAGTGAACTAAAGGCTGAAAAAGAGAAATTGGAagctgaatgcgtcgaaaaagaccttcagatgaagaaaCTGAAGCATTGGCTGGAAAATCTCAGAAATGTTAAGGAGAAATTTAAGACCAATCAAAATGAGAAAACAGAAAACCTAAATGAATTGAAAAGAGATGTTTCGGGATTGAAGGCGGAAAAAGCTAAATTGAAATCGGAATGCTTTGAAAAAGACATTCTggtgaagaaactgaaaaatttgctggaaaatctcagaaatgaaaatgagaaagtgAGACCAATCAAAATGAGAAAACAGAAAACCTAA